Proteins from one Mycobacterium adipatum genomic window:
- a CDS encoding TetR/AcrR family transcriptional regulator, with protein MVESDRDTRQRMVAGAADMLGRAGFSALTVRELARHAAAPLGSTYHYFPGGKSQLAAEAIRWVDARMTAQLQDAAAGGAVALVDRLLNLWREALVDSDFQCGCAVLAVAVQVGEDDVAPRDAAVFAFSNWTSAVAGALRDDGARHADAADTAMLVVAAVEGAVAMCRAERSTDPLDAVGRRLHAMLAAFRA; from the coding sequence ATGGTGGAATCCGACCGGGACACGCGGCAGCGCATGGTGGCCGGCGCGGCCGACATGTTGGGGCGCGCCGGCTTCAGCGCGTTGACGGTCCGGGAATTGGCCAGGCACGCCGCGGCGCCGCTCGGATCGACGTACCACTATTTCCCGGGCGGAAAGTCGCAGTTGGCCGCCGAGGCGATCCGCTGGGTGGACGCGCGCATGACGGCGCAGTTGCAGGATGCGGCGGCGGGCGGTGCGGTCGCGCTCGTCGATCGGTTACTGAATTTGTGGCGGGAAGCTCTGGTGGACAGCGACTTCCAGTGCGGTTGTGCAGTGCTGGCGGTCGCGGTGCAGGTCGGCGAGGACGATGTCGCGCCGCGGGATGCGGCGGTGTTCGCCTTCAGCAACTGGACGTCGGCGGTGGCCGGCGCACTGCGCGATGACGGTGCGCGCCACGCGGACGCCGCCGACACCGCGATGCTGGTGGTCGCCGCCGTCGAGGGTGCGGTGGCCATGTGTCGGGCCGAGCGCAGCACCGATCCGCTCGACGCGGTGGGCCGCCGACTGCACGCGATGCTCGCCGCATTCAGAGCTTGA
- a CDS encoding Acg family FMN-binding oxidoreductase — MATTSQAPRRVKIFEEAVHLACRAPSYHNSQPWRWVVTSDSVQLFVDTDRLVATDTTGRQAVISCGAALDHFRVAAAAAGLQARVQRYPDPEDHHHLATITFAALTDITAGHRRRADAILRRRTDRLPMEAPSDWASFELLLGESADPAVTLDVIAPADRPAVADASQLTDALRLYDSAYHHEIDWWTSPFEVNDGIPHSALVSAAEADRVDVGRSFPVTQNRERRPHVAEDTAQLVVISATDDTRAGILRCGEALSALLLDATVAGLASCTLSHLTEVPVSRDIVGALVNRPFPQVVVRLGRVPELDDVPPPTPRRPLSEVLALKL, encoded by the coding sequence CCGGGCCCCGTCGTACCACAACAGCCAGCCGTGGCGCTGGGTGGTGACCTCCGACAGCGTGCAACTCTTCGTCGACACCGACCGACTGGTCGCCACCGATACCACCGGCAGGCAGGCGGTGATCAGTTGTGGCGCAGCGCTCGACCACTTCCGCGTCGCGGCGGCCGCGGCCGGATTACAAGCGCGTGTGCAACGCTATCCCGATCCCGAGGATCACCACCACCTGGCCACCATCACCTTCGCCGCGCTGACCGATATCACCGCCGGCCACCGGCGGCGTGCCGATGCCATCCTGCGCCGGCGCACCGACCGGCTGCCGATGGAAGCACCATCCGATTGGGCCTCCTTCGAACTGCTACTCGGTGAATCCGCTGATCCCGCCGTCACCTTGGACGTCATCGCACCGGCCGACCGGCCTGCCGTCGCGGACGCCTCCCAACTCACCGATGCGCTGCGTCTCTACGATTCGGCCTACCATCACGAGATCGACTGGTGGACATCCCCCTTCGAGGTCAATGACGGTATCCCGCACAGTGCTCTGGTGTCGGCGGCCGAGGCCGACCGGGTCGACGTCGGGCGGTCCTTCCCCGTCACCCAGAATCGCGAGCGCCGCCCCCACGTTGCCGAGGACACCGCCCAACTGGTGGTGATCTCGGCCACCGACGACACCCGGGCCGGCATATTGCGCTGCGGCGAGGCACTTTCCGCCCTGCTGCTCGATGCCACCGTCGCAGGGTTGGCATCGTGCACACTGAGCCACCTCACCGAGGTGCCGGTGAGCCGAGATATCGTCGGCGCCCTGGTCAACCGGCCGTTCCCACAGGTGGTCGTGCGCTTGGGACGAGTGCCCGAACTCGACGACGTGCCGCCTCCCACGCCCCGCCGCCCGCTGTCGGAGGTGTTGGCGCTCAAGCTCTGA